A segment of the Spodoptera frugiperda isolate SF20-4 chromosome 29, AGI-APGP_CSIRO_Sfru_2.0, whole genome shotgun sequence genome:
GACGATGTAACATATTGTCTAGAGTAGAGCGATGCTCGTAACCTATCGCGCGAGGTTGTGGCGCGGCGCTCGGTACGTGCCGAGCCAAGGGCCGCACGCTACGGAGCGCCGCGGGACTGTGCTCTCTGCCCGCCCACCATGTGTCTGATTGGGTGTTGTTGCAATGCTGGCCCGTTTGTCACTTCGATATCGATTTTCTGTACGATCCGATCGCAATATTGGCATTAATGGCTGCCGAAGAAAGGGTTTCCAtttcaaaattaacatttttataagtagTCGAGTACAGTTATCGATTGTCGATATTTTTGGGTAAGTTGGCATGGCTTATGGAATGGACGCGCTTGTCTGCATTGTACTTCTTCTTTGACCCCACCTGCTTATTATGAAATGATTACCACACAAAACAATTGATTGAAGTCGTAAGTTCGTTTGATGATTTCTTGTGATTAAACAATTGccgaaattttattaaaataatttacaaagacgtggttttcatttttattttcagcaaAAATTCTGCATGCGCAACTTTCACGCTTTTGTAAACCTCAGCTTGTTAGAGTGTAGTAGTACTAACATACAACCTTTACTAATATGTGTCTCTGTCTTTCCTCCTAACGATTGATGTGTTCTAACTCTTGGTAACTTAGTGTGTTCTCGTTTGGTTGGTAAGTGTTGTGACccataaatgttttattgctttATGCCCCAAAAACTGCATTGATATATGTACAATTGATATATCCAAGCAATACGATGCTTGTGAATGCAACGTAACTATAAAGTCTATTGGACCATGCTGCAACTCTTGTGGCTGCCAATTAATCTGTGAGCCCTCCTTGTAAATCAATGTTACCTGGTTGTATCCTCAGCTAAAGCTTGACACGAATCTATAAGCTTGTCATGCAGATGGTACCTACAATGAAATGCTTAAAAGTGATAGTGAACATCAACTTTTGGGTTCTAAACCCATATTAAAGAgatcaaaaagtattttttctatgACTACATCTATCACTTTAAAAGCTTCATTCCCACCATCTTAATGACAAGCGCTCTCCAACAAGATGTTGTAACTGGTGTATCGTGTAGGTACATGAAGCAGACGCGTGCCTGGTGCTGGCCAACAAGTACTGCCAGGACCCCGACGCAGAGGACGCCGCCAACATCATGAGAGTCATCTCTATCAAGAACTACTCCGACGACATCAGGGTCATCATACAGCTGATGCAATATCATAATAAGGTTCGTACTTCATACATCTATgaatatatgtacctacctatatttgtaaaatgtaagtTTCTACATAAATGTGCCAACATTTTGCAGGCCTACCTCCTAAACATTCCATCATGGGACTGGAAGCAAGGCGACGACGTCATCTGCTTGGCGGAGCTGAAACTCGGCTTCATCGCGCAGAGCTGCCTCGCGCCCGGCTTCTCCACCATGATGGCCAACCTGTTCGCCATGCGCAGCTTCAAGACGGTCAGCCTCCTCCTTTACTACGCACTCACTATATACTACCCTCGAGTACTGTCAGAGACCGACCTCTCACCCTCGGCCGGATAGCGCTCGTGTCGCTCTCTGAACGTACTCAGGTTCTAACGATACTATGCGGCATTTCCACAGTCACAAGAAATGGCTATATGGACTAATGACTACATGCGAGGTACCGGCATGGAGATGTACACCGAGACACTTAGTTCCACGTTTATCGGGATGCCGTTCAAACAGGCCGCAGAGTAAGTGGCTGCGAACGAGATGCTTTCAATAACGTGACACGAGACCACGTCACACACACCTTTTATACATTACCAGTGTTTGAGCAACCCATCGTGATGACAGGACAATCAATACTAACCAACTACGAGACGCATAGCTTATCATTTCAGTGTTTTTGTTTGCGAGCTTATCGTCTgtgatttttgaataaatatcagtgtttttttttcgatttcaTTACCATAGGTACTGCACTGAATAACGTTTTAGCCGATAAcatgtatagaaaataatatagggTCATGATAATACTAATTGTGAATAGATTTATAATATAGCCGACGACAGCGAGCAGCGAGTGGCAGAGCCGAGCGGACGCGATAGCCTGTCGAGGTGGCTACGACTAACATAGCACGAGCTTTAGCGAATCCTATTGGTTGATTGCAGTCCCCCGACACACAAGCTTGGCAGAACGATTACCTGCAGGGTACGGGCTGCGAGATGTACACGGAGACACTGTCGACCTCCTTCACGGGAATGAGCTTCCCGCAAGCGAGCGAGTAAGACTCCCCTCGATCCTTGGGCCGCCTGCACCGCACCGTAGACACAGTGTGCCGACTTGCTAACCCTAGCTATACCTGAGTGTGCACATATCCGATAACCTAGTCACCGGTAGCCTGGATATCTTAGTACTAAACTTATTCTCTAACTTTTCAGAATAGATTGTGCATGTTGAATGGGTAATTTATTAGACGATAGTGGTATGTATTCTATTCTAGGCTATAGTACGAGCCGTGCGGTTTACACCGACAAGTTTTCTAATTATTCCATTTTATCAACTGATTTAAACTTTTCTATTACACCCCGACATTTTATCACCTTGATTGGTTCATTTTGATGAACCTGACgatatcaaataaatacttcagtgcagtaaaagaaaattgtgaaaattcTGCCATTGGTATATATCATTGTCATGACGCACTTCTTGGGCTTAATTGCACATTTCTCTATTAACTCTATGGAAACTATCATCAACTTCTATTTCAATGGTATTTGGGTACTTCATGGTTTCTGGTCTTCTATTtatactgctttttatattatatacaggaggaatatatgtgtatgtacGTATATCTAATAGAAAtatgatatatttataatatgtacattgtaaGTATATGTAGAACTAGAATATGCATGATTTCCtcttaaatgtatgtatataaatatattatttatgtaaattctaTTGTAAGCTTTAGTACATAAAAGAgctttttgtttagaaaaaatcCAATCTAGTTGTCGTCTGTAGCATgtgattgtatttaaatataataattcgtAGTCACAATTTGTAAGTAATTAAGTTTCAAGTAAAGTATCTAAGTTtcaagtacctaaataattatttaatagtctTGTATATTTGTGCGTCAGTATCTCTGCTGGCGTATGAAATTATAAGAATAATGTTGCAGTTTTATATTCCTAGTCATTGGAAGCAAGTTATCAAAAACCTGAACAGTAATAAAATTGAGACAGATGTCTTGTTATATCTATATTCCTACAAGCTTTAGAGAGTATCTTAGCTAATGCGACCAAGTGAATAGAAACTCGTAATGTATAAACTATAATGATGGAACGTGTCGGTACATCATGTGACTCTCCTCCAGATTATGCTTCACGAAGCTGAAGCTGCTGCTGCTCGCCATCGAGATCAAGGGCGAGGAGGGCGCCGACAGCAAGATCTCCATCAACCCGCGCAGCGCCAAGATCCACGCCAACACGCAAGGCTTCTTTATAGCGCAGTCCGCTGACGAGGTCAAAAGGTTAGAGCTCCCTGCCTCTCCATTCTCTTCTAAAACTAATACTCCTAGCTGCTGGTAGACTCGTACTTTACGCCTGAACAGTGCAAGGAACTTAGCGACTCTTCAATGTTCGTAGTCTTTCAAATACAAGAGATTCCTTCGTTCTGATAGCTTCCTGCTGTCGTTGACTCTCTTCTAATGACTGTTTGTCGGCCGAAGTCGTAGCGTCTCTCTCCTTAGTACTTACTACAACTATTATCATTCCAGAGCTTGGTATTATTGCAAGGCCTGCCACGAGGACATCAAAGACGAAACGCTCATCAAGAAGTGCAAATGCAAAAACTGTAAGATCACTGTATTGCTATCATTACTAATACATTGCATTCTTTAGCGAGACAATCTGTACAGAATAATTGAACATACAATACTTTAAGCTAACTTTCTCAACTTGGACTATTCTGTGACATTCTTTCTGGAAATATAAATGTTGTAACGAAGTGTGTCCCGTAATATGTGTGTCACTACACAAGTGTACTACACGTAGGCAGTAGGCAGGCCCGGCCCGTTGGCCGGCTCGCACACAGACTCGCTCGACTCACTCTCTGTTTTCTTTCTACGTGTGAGACATTAATGAATATTGTTCGGCTAAACTTTTAGTGACCGCGCACCAGCGGAAGGTTGGAGCCGACATAGGTAACTTGCACCACACCTAACCTCACAACTTGACGTTTtccgatatttatttttcgtgtcTATAATTTTGTTGAGTTGCTTTAGTGGTGTTGCGTCCGTACCTCACTGACTGGATCGGCTGCAAGGCATTATCTTGACCCGTGCTCGTTCACACCCTATACTTAGCGATCATTGTGTATGTCCGCTCGCTCGTGAATGGATTCCGCCACAAGATGAAGCACTCCGACACTTCACCATTTTTCTGCCTTTTGAGATTCGCTCTGTTTCTGTATCGATTGAGAGGATTTAGTGCATCATACAATACCGCTTAATATTCACACCCAATCAGGACTTGTACATAGTACTAATGTATTAATCACACAGCAATCacatgtcaaaattatttaaagagtgCTGCGTGCAGCACGCAATGCGCTGCGACTCTGCGGGAGTTGAACACGATTGCTATGATGCACTTCTGAGCCCAGCACAGACAGTACTATGCATGTAAACATTCAATAATACGTAGAACTAAATACCGCAAACTGCAAGTGCACCGTCATGTCCCCGACACTTAGATGTATACTACTGTACGTACTCGTAAATACGAATCCACGAAAGCATGTCTCAGAACGAAAGGAGTGAAGATCTCAAACTGCTGTTAAGATTGCCCATCGAGAGTGAGCTTGGAGGACAAAGACTTTGAGGACAGTTCCGGCTTGTCTGTGCTAACGACAGTGACTAACACAGGGAGGGAACTGAATGCGGTCGCGATCCATCATATTCATCCACGCTTTGACAGAATCAAATTCAACCGCTCTCAACACCGATCGACATGACACATAGCCTCACTGCACTGAATTTGATTCTACCAAACTcattaacacaaataaaaccataaatgCTAGGAGCGTACATTCGTATTGTCAGTGTTTGGATTTTTACAGATGTTGGAATGATGATGATGCAGACTGGGATGGTGAAACAAAGTCTTAATACGTACCGTGCTTGTCTCGACGGTACGGAAACGAAATGACAGATATACCGTATTACCGTACCTTACACACGTATAGTTTGTTTGCATCAACTAACCATTGCTATGGTCGAATTGATACTGGGCTACAATATACCAATGCTAATACACGATAAAACGACACACGCAACTAGTATAGCGCAGCTAGGCTACGACACTATATTAACTACAGCTCGCTTACTACGCGACATAACCTAGGTAGCGACTCTCCGCTCTCAGTTGGACACTGCCACGACTGTCACCATGTAGGAGCTGGCCGCTGTTACTGCCGGCCGGGCGGCGCCGCGCGCCAGTCCGGCCGGTACTAATGGGGCCGTACTGTGCGTCTCCATCAACTATATTCCCTACTGAGAGAACTCTAGCTTTGCATCTCTGTCTGCATAAGAACTGTTATTATTTGCGTATCTTCTGTTCCACctattacaattaaaacagGTTAAATTGGATTGTGTAACAAGTGAGTTTAAACGTATTGTTTCTCGGTTCAGTGGCTACGTTCAGGAAGGGCGTACGAGCCGTCCAGATGGTTGGCAGGGCAAGTACGTAACCTTAATGTGTATAAGATTCAGTGTACATGTCAATGTGATGTTTGTACGCGACATGTGGGGGGGTGACTCCTGGCCACCGATCGCTAATAGCAAACGTGTCCTGTTTTATCATTGTCTTGTCTTATACGTTTCTATATGTGCATTATACAGCAGTTAGATGTTTGCCTCTCTATTAGACGATATTTAAAACATCGAGAGACATTATGTGatgtcgtttatttattttggtgttgttgttattatattattatatctcaaaatatttttctaggaGTATTTTGATCCCTGATTTTCTGCATCGACATAGTCCCTCAGATATTGATGTTGTGAAGTAATAGATTTTACAAGaaattcatttataattttattctgctTTCGAGTTGAAAAGATGAGTTAATGAGCCCCTGCATAGGGAACGTTTAGATGCTCCCGCCTCGATAGAACCGCGCGGACCTAGCAGTCGTTAGCTGCTGCGTCCCAATCTGCCGAACAATTTGGTATACTCGCCTTATTCTTATCATATCCCTGTAATATTTACAATCTCTAATTTCATTTGAGCCTTCAGTTCTTAGTACGCCAGTTCCATTCTAATCACACCATGTTTTCATACTCGCATACCCTTTGCATTAGCCATGGTAATCCCTAGGGTTCTAAATCCATTTAATTCAAGATGTGAGACATAATATTCTAGCACGTAGAGCTTGTCTACTAGTTAGAGATTTCGTTTTGTGTGTCGTTTGTATCCGTAGCTTTGTGTTTGTTGCATGCGTGGTGGTAGGTATTGTTGTAACCCGTAGCTTTAATCAGTAGCCGTGactaatattttcttgtttactaAGTAATTTGACTGTGTATCGGTTTCATCTTCAGCTTACTTTGGCGCTTCTCTCTGGACGGCCACGTCTGTTAACTTCGTGCTACTATATCTAACACtagaaacaaaacacattttgtattaattttttgtgCAATTCAATATCAAATCCGCTAATTGCTTTCAAATATTTGGAAAGATGAAACCGATGATTGTATTCTGAAGTGATCTGAGTCTATTTGGACAGACCGGGCTCACGCTGTACTATATCGCGATGTGCTGTAGGAACTGTATTTACTGAGTGGAGTGGAATGCGAACTTGTGCTGATGTTTTGCAGATGATCACCATCCTCCCCCCACCTTCACGCCGCCAGAGTTGCCCAAGAAGGTCCATGTTCGAGGTACATCTCAGGCTCCGAGccgagtgtttttttttttgttttcttttaatcatCGGCCCACTGATCCATTTGACCGGCAATATGCTTCGTCCCCGGTTACCGGAAGGAACCGTGCACCTAGTTGCTTTGTCACGCATTACTTCATAGCGCGCACTGACAGTGGCGGCCGGCAGCCCCGGCAGCAGTAGTTACACGTCCCGCCGCCGCTCCGCGGAGCGACACTTCTAAACTAACAGCCTCACACTCAATTTCACAAAAAGTCCCGAATAACTAAATTGTAATGAACACGAATcaaaatcattttgtttttattttacttttgcaTTCACTATTTCAATGAGTAATGAGTGAACAACGATTGAATTGTTTCATCGATCTATGCTTCTTGGTAAACTCTAAAGCGGATGTATTATCATTTGTGGTTTGTACCCCTCTGCCGCGCATTGCAAATATTCATGGCATTGCATTTATTTGTCTGAATGATTAAATACCTACCATCTTTATTAAAAGAGTTGCCAATTCGTGGATGATATTATTTTCTACTAGTGTTACCATTTAATCATACAAAATATCTACCTATACCCAAATCAAACAAATCTTGTCCAAAATTGGCAACGCTAAAGTGAATGCTATGTGGGTACATTTATGCTTTTGTTGTAGAATATcgatttcaaattaataattttataataattataagtgtaCCTCAGTAACTTACAATTTTTAACaatcttaaatatttaattcagaGGCTGTTATGACACTGGTCAAGTCTCTTaaagttagaataaaattaaataaaattaaaaaaaaatctacgtgCATTCAATAACTTGTAAAATTAGTGGAATGTTTGAAAAATGAAGTAAAGTAAAAGtaagaaaagtaaaatgttaaaGTAAACTCACGAGCTTTGCTACCCACACTTATCCATTGTGTAATATTTCCGGATAAATCTTAGTTATTGCCTTTCAGGTGAAATTGCGAGAGAAAGAGGGGAGGATACTAGTTGTAAGTATTCGAATTAGAATATCACTGAAATAAACATTGGGTGCTAGGACCCGGTCCATCCTTGCTTGGGTAATAAGAggattttaaaaacaacaatgtGTCTCAATTATAATACCTAAGTCTATCTAAGCTAAAAAACATATACGTCCACAAAAGTAATGAGCTGGTGTTTTaaaacctgtacccttagtacgagattgCTTTACGTTAACGAGAAcgagttcggcgctctgattggttggttcattcaagccggccaatcacaagGCCCCTAATcgcaacaaacattttaataagaGCAACGTCCTAAACCAAAAAGGAACTTTGTAAAAGACGCATAAAAATTCTTGGTTCAGTAATAAATCGCAACCATCGGAGCGTGGCGCCGACAACGCTGCTGTCTCCGAGCGCCAACCAGCTGGTGAACACCACCACCACGAGACAGGTCAACAAGGTGAAGCCCAACGTCAACAGGGCACCGCCGGACACGTGAGTCACACACACATTACATCCCCACTCGTTTTCACTAAGTTATCAATGTCCTCGAGTGAGGATACGTGATGATACTACATTTACAAACGTGATAAAATCCTTGCTCCCCTTAAcacttaatatttttctatttttcgtCTAAATTAGAGGTTTCCCTTCAGTCACGTATCAACACTCTTCCTGAAACAACGCTATAATTGTTGCTTTCTCTGGAGCCAAGCAACACAACCCGTGTACTAATTATTTCAAGTCCTATCTTATGGTCAAAAACGGCTTCAGAAACTTAGAAACTAGCCCGTTCCAACAAAGtccaatttataatattaatattaaaatatgaatataaatctTAGCCATTAAAGTCTCTTCTTCTATCCCTAATTTCTCTATCTGTCGCGGCTTCTTAttcaagtattttaattatttttattttagcacaGTGTGCACAAGCACTAAACTGATATTTACCTGACCGCATTTATTtcctttaaaacaaaagaacggAGACGACTCTTTGACCCTGTGTTACAGGAATCCCCAGGATCAAGATACCAATTACCAGGCCTATCACCTTGCCTACGAAGTGAAAAAACTCatgtaattgaaaattattcagCTAGATCATTTTATTATCAGTAGTTTTGATATTTGCAAAGTACTTGAATTCTTTTACACGAGTTAAGTCAGCAATGTGTGAATGTTGCCTACATTGCGTCCGCACTGCACGGTCCCCGGACTCGCCAGTGCTGACATCTGCGCAGACTTTCCTCGAAGTTCGTAGCGAGTAGTGCTTGCCTCACTAGTCAGATATTTTAGTTCGAATACGTAAAccagattattttattgttaccgtATACTGCACTTGAATTGAGCACGACACATCTACAGCATGTTTATGTCACTTTATGtttatacacaatatttatgtcTGCGATGCATATTCTTGTACATTTGTAGTGTATTTAGATATTGTCATTGTCCGCAGTGCCTACAACACCTACAGTAGTTTCAAATTGTTCCACTTGTAATATACATAAGTTAACTTCAGCTATTGATTCTAGTAACAATCCGATACCAAGTCTAATTCAGTCAATAATTGTGCTGCCCAAAATCCCCCCATTGTAGTGAATTAGATATGATCTTCCGTAGAAGCTATTCTTATTTCTCAACTCTTTATACATACAACCCATACCTACCCAGTAACAGAAATTTAATTTGTTCCCCTAAACCTCTCAAATTCTtctattagattaaaattggaaagcataaaaattaaaactctaaATGATTTACATAAATACGTAACTTGGACGCAAACTGCATGTACTTTATGAATGCGGTTTCTAATTGTGATATTTGCACAGGCCTACGAGTAGAAGCAGTGGTGGTAACCAAAACAGCAATGGCGTCAGCCTGCCCGCGGGCCTGGCTGATGACCAGTCGAAAGATTTCGACTTCGAAAAGACTGAAATGAAGTACGACTCCACTGGAATGTTCCATTGGAGCCCTGCGAGGAATTTGGAAGATTGTATTttagtaagtacctaatgtACTCTAAATGTTTAAACCTGATTCGATGCGTCAGAAACAACATCAGAAAGAGAACTAAAtagtttacaatttttataaatctcAAAATATCTTTTACAGGACCGAAATCAGGCGGCCATGACAGTTCTGAACGGGCACGTGGTAGTGTGTTTGTTCGCGGACCCAGACTCGCCGCTCATCGGGCTACGGAACCTGGTGATGCCGCTGCGAGCCTCCAACTTCCACTACCACGAGCTCAAGCACGTCGTCATCGTGGGAAGCGTCGACTACATTAGGAGAGAGTGGAAGATGTTGCAGAATCTACCGAAGATTTCTGTTTTGAATGTAAGAAATTACTTCATATATGTATTTCATAATGAAGTTTCTTTGCGAATATGTCTGTAATGATATGTCCTGTTCCTCAGGGTTCACCGCTAAGCCGGGCTGACTTGCGTGCAGTGAATGTGAACTTGTGCGACATGTGCTGCATCCTGTCGGCGAAGGTGCCATCGAACGATGACCCGACGCTGGCCGACAAGGAAGCTATCTTGGCTTCGCTGAACATCAAGGCGATGACGTTCGACGACACGATAGGAGTGCTGAGCGCCGGCGTCACCAACGGCAGCAGCGCGGCGCCGCCCCCGCCTGgtgcgccgcccgcgcccgtcTTACTACAGCGCCGGGGGTCCGTCTATGGTGCCAATGTGCCTATGATTACTGGTTAGTGTCGTATTTCATTTTATCTCACTTCTGCAAtgacattacataataatatcttcttcaACACCTTTGGACTTCCAACTTTATAATTTCCCCGTACTCTCGGCAGAGTTGGTGAACGACAGTAACGTGCAGTTCCTGGACCAGGACGACGACGACGACCCGGACACGGAGCTGTACCTGACGCAGCCCTTCGCGTGCGGTACAGCCTTCGCCGTCAGCGTACTCGACTCACTTATGTCCACCGTACGTTGACACTACATATTCTGTTCTTTCAATCATTCTGATGACCTCTGGTCTTTTAATGaacacaataataaatgtttgttttctcGATAATACGAAAATTGTATTAACAGGATTTTTCAACAGTAAACTTTTTTTCATTCTTATTTTGCGCTGCAAAA
Coding sequences within it:
- the LOC118281563 gene encoding calcium-activated potassium channel slowpoke isoform X27, which codes for MASSEEEATTASTDTYPEDDDCLSVRKWWCFLLSSIFTFLAGLLVVLLWRACAFVCCHKEPELAPNDPKQKEQKAARQGKQEFEGTFMTEAKDWAGELISGQTTTGRILVVLVFILSIASLIIYFIDASSEEVERCQKWSDNITQQIDLAFNIFFMVYFFIRFIAASDKLWFMLEMYSFVDYFTIPPSFVSIYLDRTWIGLRFLRALRLMTVPDILQYLNILKTSSSIRLAQLVSIFISVWLTAAGIIHLLENSGDPLEFENAQKLSYWTCVYFLIVTMSTVGYGDVFCHTVLGRTFLVFFLLVGLAMFASSIPEIIELVGSRSKYSGELKREHGKRHIVVCGHITYESVSHFLKDFLHEDREDVDVEVVFLHRKPPDLELEGLFKRHFTTVEFFQGTIMNPIDLQRVKVHEADACLVLANKYCQDPDAEDAANIMRVISIKNYSDDIRVIIQLMQYHNKAYLLNIPSWDWKQGDDVICLAELKLGFIAQSCLAPGFSTMMANLFAMRSFKTSQEMAIWTNDYMRGTGMEMYTETLSSTFIGMPFKQAAELCFTKLKLLLLAIEIKGEEGADSKISINPRSAKIHANTQGFFIAQSADEVKRAWYYCKACHEDIKDETLIKKCKCKNYVGMMMMQTGMVKQSLNTYRACLDDDHHPPPTFTPPELPKKVHVRGEIARERGEDTSLINRNHRSVAPTTLLSPSANQLVNTTTTRQVNKVKPNVNRAPPDTPTSRSSGGNQNSNGVSLPAGLADDQSKDFDFEKTEMKYDSTGMFHWSPARNLEDCILDRNQAAMTVLNGHVVVCLFADPDSPLIGLRNLVMPLRASNFHYHELKHVVIVGSVDYIRREWKMLQNLPKISVLNGSPLSRADLRAVNVNLCDMCCILSAKVPSNDDPTLADKEAILASLNIKAMTFDDTIGVLSAGVTNGSSAAPPPPGAPPAPVLLQRRGSVYGANVPMITELVNDSNVQFLDQDDDDDPDTELYLTQPFACGTAFAVSVLDSLMSTTYFNQNALTLIRSLITGGATPELELILAEGAGLRGGYSTPESLANRDRCRVGQISLYDGPLAQFGEAGKYGDLFVAALSTYGMLCIGLYRFRDTSSSCDASSKRYVITNPPDDFSLLPTDQVFVLMQFDPGVEYRSSRRAAAGAGKDDAS
- the LOC118281563 gene encoding calcium-activated potassium channel slowpoke isoform X17, whose product is MASSEEEATTASTDTYPEDDDCLSVRKWWCFLLSSIFTFLAGLLVVLLWRACAFVCCHKEPELAPNDPKQKEQKAARQGKQEFEGTFMTEAKDWAGELISGQTTTGRILVVLVFILSIASLIIYFIDASSEEVERCQKWSDNITQQIDLAFNIFFMVYFFIRFIAASDKLWFMLEMYSFVDYFTIPPSFVSIYLDRTWIGLRFLRALRLMTVPDILQYLNILKTSSSIRLAQLVSIFISVWLTAAGIIHLLENSGDPLEFENAQKLSYWTCVYFLIVTMSTVGYGDVFCHTVLGRTFLVFFLLVGLAIFASCIPEIIDLIGTRPKYGGTLKNERGRRHIVVCGHITYESVSHFLKDFLHEDREDVDVEVVFLHRKEPDLELEGLLKRHYTTVEFFQGTMMNAVDLERVKVHEADACLVLANKYCQDPDAEDAANIMRVISIKNYSDDIRVIIQLMQYHNKAYLLNIPSWDWKQGDDVICLAELKLGFIAQSCLAPGFSTMMANLFAMRSFKTSPDTQAWQNDYLQGTGCEMYTETLSTSFTGMSFPQASELCFTKLKLLLLAIEIKGEEGADSKISINPRSAKIHANTQGFFIAQSADEVKRAWYYCKACHEDIKDETLIKKCKCKNLATFRKGVRAVQMVGRANDHHPPPTFTPPELPKKVHVRGEIARERGEDTSLINRNHRSVAPTTLLSPSANQLVNTTTTRQVNKVKPNVNRAPPDTNPQDQDTNYQAYHLAYEVKKLMPTSRSSGGNQNSNGVSLPAGLADDQSKDFDFEKTEMKYDSTGMFHWSPARNLEDCILDRNQAAMTVLNGHVVVCLFADPDSPLIGLRNLVMPLRASNFHYHELKHVVIVGSVDYIRREWKMLQNLPKISVLNGSPLSRADLRAVNVNLCDMCCILSAKVPSNDDPTLADKEAILASLNIKAMTFDDTIGVLSAGVTNGSSAAPPPPGAPPAPVLLQRRGSVYGANVPMITELVNDSNVQFLDQDDDDDPDTELYLTQPFACGTAFAVSVLDSLMSTTYFNQNALTLIRSLITGGATPELELILAEGAGLRGGYSTPESLANRDRCRVGQISLYDGPLAQFGEAGKYGDLFVAALSTYGMLCIGLYRFRDTSSSCDASSKRYVITNPPDDFSLLPTDQVFVLMQFDPGVEYRSSRRAAAGAGKDDAS
- the LOC118281563 gene encoding calcium-activated potassium channel slowpoke isoform X18; the protein is MASSEEEATTASTDTYPEDDDCLSVRKWWCFLLSSIFTFLAGLLVVLLWRACAFVCCHKEPELAPNDPKQKEQKAARQGKQEFEGTFMTEAKDWAGELISGQTTTGRILVVLVFILSIASLIIYFIDASSEEVERCQKWSDNITQQIDLAFNIFFMVYFFIRFIAASDKLWFMLEMYSFVDYFTIPPSFVSIYLDRTWIGLRFLRALRLMTVPDILQYLNILKTSSSIRLAQLVSIFISVWLTAAGIIHLLENSGDPLEFENAQKLSYWTCVYFLIVTMSTVGYGDVFCHTVLGRTFLVFFLLVGLAIFASCIPEIIDLIGTRPKYGGTLKNERGRRHIVVCGHITYESVSHFLKDFLHEDREDVDVEVVFLHRKEPDLELEGLLKRHYTTVEFFQGTMMNAVDLERVKVHEADACLVLANKYCQDPDAEDAANIMRVISIKNYSDDIRVIIQLMQYHNKAYLLNIPSWDWKQGDDVICLAELKLGFIAQSCLAPGFSTMMANLFAMRSFKTSQEMAIWTNDYMRGTGMEMYTETLSSTFIGMPFKQAAELCFTKLKLLLLAIEIKGEEGADSKISINPRSAKIHANTQGFFIAQSADEVKRAWYYCKACHEDIKDETLIKKCKCKNLATFRKGVRAVQMVGRANDHHPPPTFTPPELPKKVHVRGEIARERGEDTSLINRNHRSVAPTTLLSPSANQLVNTTTTRQVNKVKPNVNRAPPDTNPQDQDTNYQAYHLAYEVKKLMPTSRSSGGNQNSNGVSLPAGLADDQSKDFDFEKTEMKYDSTGMFHWSPARNLEDCILDRNQAAMTVLNGHVVVCLFADPDSPLIGLRNLVMPLRASNFHYHELKHVVIVGSVDYIRREWKMLQNLPKISVLNGSPLSRADLRAVNVNLCDMCCILSAKVPSNDDPTLADKEAILASLNIKAMTFDDTIGVLSAGVTNGSSAAPPPPGAPPAPVLLQRRGSVYGANVPMITELVNDSNVQFLDQDDDDDPDTELYLTQPFACGTAFAVSVLDSLMSTTYFNQNALTLIRSLITGGATPELELILAEGAGLRGGYSTPESLANRDRCRVGQISLYDGPLAQFGEAGKYGDLFVAALSTYGMLCIGLYRFRDTSSSCDASSKRYVITNPPDDFSLLPTDQVFVLMQFDPGVEYRSSRRAAAGAGKDDAS